A single region of the Indicator indicator isolate 239-I01 chromosome 3, UM_Iind_1.1, whole genome shotgun sequence genome encodes:
- the LOC128981227 gene encoding potassium voltage-gated channel subfamily A member 1, translating to MTVMAGENMDETSVLPGHPQDSYQPAAHDDHECCERVVINIAGLRFETQLKTLAQFPNTLLGNPKKRMRYFDPLRNEYFFDRNRPSFDAILYYYQSGGRLRRPVNVPLDMFSEEIKFYELGEEAMEKFREDEGFIKDEERPLPEGEYQRQVWLLFEYPESSGPARVIAIVSVMVILISIVIFCLETLPELKEDKEYTVHRTDNTTQLYKSNIFTDPFFVVETLCIIWFSFELVVRFFACPSKTDFFKNIMNFIDIVAIIPYFITLGTEMAEREGTQKGEQATSLAILRVIRLVRVFRIFKLSRHSKGLQILGQTLKASMRELGLLIFFLFIGVILFSSAVYFAEAEEPESHFTSIPDAFWWAVVSMTTVGYGDMYPVTIGGKIVGSLCAIAGVLTIALPVPVIVSNFNYFYHRETEGEEQAQLLHVSSPNLASDSDLSRRSSSTISKSEYMEIEEDMNNSIDNFREANLRTGNCTVANQNCVNKSKLLTDV from the coding sequence ATGACCGTGATGGCTGGAGAGAACATGGACGAGACTTCTGTGCTACCTGGGCACCCCCAGGATAGCTACCAGCCTGCTGCCCATGATGACCACGAGTGCTGTGAGCGCGTAGTGATAAACATTGCCGGACTACGCTTTGAGACACAGCTGAAGACCTTAGCCCAGTTCCCCAACACTCTGCTGGGCAACCCCAAGAAGCGCATGAGATACTTTGACCCCTTGCGCAATGAGTACTTCTTTGACCGCAACCGGCCCAGCTTTGATGCCATCCTCTACTACTACCAGTCCGGGGGGCGGCTTCGCCGGCCGGTCAATGTGCCCTTGGACATGTTCTCTGAGGAGATCAAATTTTATGAGCTGGGTGAGGAGGCAATGGAGAAGTTCCGGGAAGATGAAGGATTCATCAAAGATGAGGAGAGACCCTTGCCAGAGGGGGAGTACCAGCGCCAAGTATGGCTCCTCTTTGAATACCCAGAAAGCTCTGGGCCTGCAAGGGTCATTGCAATAGTCTCTGTCATGGTGATCCTCATCTCCATCGTGATCTTCTGCCTAGAGACATTGCCTGAGCTGAAGGAGGACAAGGAGTACACAGTGCATCGCACTGACAACACCACCCAGCTCTACAAGTCCAACATTTTCACAGATCCCTTCTTTGTTGTGGAGACCCTGTGCATCATCTGGTTCTCCTTCGAGCTGGTGGTGCGCTTCTTTGCTTGCCCCAGCAAGACAGATTTTTTCAAGAATATAATGAACTTCATTGACATTGTGGCCATCATCCCTTACTTCATTACCCTGGGCACCGAGATGGCTGAGCGGGAGGGGACTCAGAAAGGAGAGCAGGCCACCTCCTTGGCTATCCTGAGAGTCATCAGACTGGTAAGAGTCTTTCGAATCTTCAAACTCTCCCGGCACTCTAAGGGCCTCCAGATTTTGGGACAGACCCTCAAAGCAAGTATGAGAGAGCTAGGTTTATtaatcttcttcctcttcattggGGTGATCTTGTTCTCTAGCGCGGTGTATTTTGCTGAGGCTGAAGAACCTGAGTCTCATTTCACAAGTATCCCCGATGCTTTCTGGTGGGCGGTGGTATCCATGACCACTGTGGGCTATGGTGACATGTACCCTGTGACAATTGGAGGCAAAATCGTGGGCTCCTTGTGTGCCATCGCTGGTGTGCTGACAATTGCCCTGCCTGTACCTGTCATCGTGTCCAACTTCAACTACTTCTACCACCGAGAAACAGAAGGGGAAGAACAGGCTCAGTTACTTCACGTTAGCTCCCCCAATTTAGCATCTGACAGTGATCTCAGTCGCCGCAGCTCCTCCACAATCAGCAAATCTGAGTACATGGAAATCGAAGAGGATATGAATAATAGCATAGACAATTTTAGAGAGGCTAATCTCAGAACTGGCAACTGCACTGTAGCCAACCAAAACTGCGTTAACAAAAGCAAGCTGCTGACTGAtgtgtaa